In Bacillota bacterium, the DNA window CCGGGTGCATCAGCAGGTGGTCCTTCTTGGCCAGGACCAGGCGGGCCTGGTTGATCCCGAAGATCCGGGCGTATTCACGGGTGCTCGGGAAAAGCCCCCGCTGCTGGCGCTCGAGCTGCAGGCGCAGGACGTTGACGACGTCAGCGCCCTCGATGGCTTCTTCAACCCGGGTGTAGGCCTTGACCCCCATCTCCTCGATGTACGGAGGGATCAGGGTCGACGGGCCAGCCACGACGACCTCAGCCCCCATCTTGGTCAGGCCCCAGATGTTCGATCGGGCCACCCGGCTGTGGAAGATGTCGCCGATGATGGCCACCTTGAGCCCTTTCAGCCGGCCCTTCCTCTGGCGGATGGTGAACATGTCCAGGAGGCCCTGGGTCGGGTGCTCGTGCATGCCGTCGCCGGCGTTGATCACCGAGCAGTCAAGGACCTTGGATAGGTAGTAGCAGGAGCCGGAGATGGGGTGGCGCATGATGACCATGTCCATCCCCATGACCTCGACCGTCTTGGCCGTGTCCCGGAGGGTCTCCCCCTTGACCACGCTGGAGGTGGTCGTGGCGATGTTGACCGTGTCCGCGCTCATGTACTTGCCGGCCAGTTCGAAGGAGGTCCTGGTCCGGGTGCTCGGCTCGTAGAAGAGGGTCAGGACGGTCTTGCCGCGCAGGGTCGGGACCTTCTTGATCGGCCGGCTGAGGATCTCCTTGAGCGACTCGGCCGTGTCCAGGATCAGCTGCATGTCGGTGGTGCTCATCTCTTGGAGCCCAAGGATGTCCTTGCTCGACAGCCTCACTGGGAACACCTCGTTTCTGGGCTATTCCGGCGCAAAATGAAACCTCCCCACCGTAGATTGTCCGGGGGGGAGGTCGGGCACACGAAGCAGCTCGCGCTCGCCCTTTCCAGCCTCACCGGACCGAAGTCAAGGGCCTTGCGGTTCTCTATTTCACCGGGGCGTCAACCCTCGGCCTTTTCCATGATCATCACGCGGTCCGCGCCACCGTCGACCTCGGTCAGGTGGCACTCGATGACCTCGCGTTTCGAGGTCGGAACGTTCTTGACCACGTAGTCGGCCCGGATGGGCAGCTCGCGGTGACCCCGGTCAGTCAACACGGCCACCTGGATCATCGCCGGCCGGCCCAAGTCCATCAGGGCGTCGAGGGCGGCCCGGATGGTCCGGCCGGTGTAGAGGACATCGTCGGCCAGGACGACGGTCTTGCCGGCGATGGGCACCGGCACCTCGGTCCGGTGGACCACCGGCTGTTCGGTCCGGGTGGTCAGGTCGTCGCGGTAGAGGGTGATGTCGAGGACCCCCACCGGTACCCGGCTCCCCTCGATCTCCTCGATAATCGCCGCCAGTCGCTGGGCGATGGGGACCCCCCGACGCCTGATGCCGATGAGGATGAGGTCCTGGGTGCCCTTGTTCCGCTCGATGATCTCGTGGGCGATACGGACCATCCCCCGGCGGATCGCTTCCGCGTCCATGATCTGGGCCTTCTCAACGAGGTTGATGCTCATGACGTCCCCTCCCGCTGGGTTTGTCGGGACCGCGCCCGGGGGCGGCGCTCCGCTCGGTCCGTTACGAGTATGTCCCGGAACTCCCGGAACCGACCCTGGAACCGCCGGGGCCGGACGGCCTGTCCGCCGGCCGGGCACAAAAAAGCTTCTTGCCGAGCGGCAAGAAGCGGCCTCACGTACAGGCGGGTGCTCCTTAGCCGGTCTCGCCGGACCTGGCTTATAAGGAACCCTTCGTTCAAAAGTATCTTAGCAGAAGTGGGATGGACTGTCAAACGGTTTCTCGGATTCGGTGTCGTGAGATTCGGTTTCTTGGATTCGGCTGCCGTCCTCCTCCAGGGCCTCCAGCACCGGCGACTCGTGGTGGTTCTTTCGCAGCGGGATCTCGCGGATGAAGACGGTCGCCAAGCTCTGCCGGATGGCCAGCCTGAACTGGTTGAAGAGGGCCTGGCCCTGGGCCCCGAAGGCGGCGAACATCCCCTTGATCTGGGTCGTCACCTGGGGCGCCAGGAGGATCTCCGGATCCGAGAGCTTCGACAGCTGGGCGGCCGGGATGGCCTTGGCCAGGACGGCCGGCATGTTGGCCTTCAGCGCGCTGAAGAAACGACCCCGCCCGGGACTCCGCTCGGGGGTGTGACGGGCTGAGTTCAGCCGGCGCCAAGTCGCCGCTTGGCGGCGGCGATCTGTTCGGCCACCCGCTCCGGCGCGGCCCCACCGGCCGAAGTCTTGGCGGCCGCGGCCGTCTCCGGCTTGACCGCCTCGACGATGTCGGCCTCGAAGGCCTCGGAGAAGCCGCGGAAGTCGGCCAGATCGAGGTCAGTCAGGGAGCGGCCGCGTTCCAGACAATGCAGGACGAGCCGGCCGACCACCTCGTGGGCCTGGCGGAAAGGCATCCCCCGGCGGGCCAGGTAGTCGGCGACCTCGGTGGCCGTAGAGAAGCCTCCGCCGGCGGCGTCGGCCATCACCTTCTCCTTGACCTGAAGGGTGGCCAGCATCCCGGCGGTGACCTCGAGGACGGCCTCGATGGTGTCGACGGCCTCGAAGACGGCCTCCTTGTCCTCCTGGAGGTCGCTGTGGTAGGCCAGGGGGAGGCCCTTGACCGTGCTCAGGAGGCCGACCAGGTTCCCGAAAACCCGCCCGGCCTTGCCCCGGACCAACTCGGCCACGTCCGGGTTCTTCTTCTGGGGCATGATGCTGGAGCCGGTGGCGAAGGCGTCGTCCAGCTCGACATACCCGAACTCGGCCGTCGACCAGAGGACGATTTCCTCGCCGAGCCGGCTGAGGTGGACCATCAGGATCGACGCGTCGGCCAGGAATTCGAGGAGGAAGTCGCGGTCGGAGACGGCGTCGATGCTGTTCTCATAGATTCCAGCCAGGCCGAGCTCGTCCGCGACCATCCCCCGGTCGATCGGGAAGGA includes these proteins:
- a CDS encoding aspartate carbamoyltransferase catalytic subunit — its product is MRLSSKDILGLQEMSTTDMQLILDTAESLKEILSRPIKKVPTLRGKTVLTLFYEPSTRTRTSFELAGKYMSADTVNIATTTSSVVKGETLRDTAKTVEVMGMDMVIMRHPISGSCYYLSKVLDCSVINAGDGMHEHPTQGLLDMFTIRQRKGRLKGLKVAIIGDIFHSRVARSNIWGLTKMGAEVVVAGPSTLIPPYIEEMGVKAYTRVEEAIEGADVVNVLRLQLERQQRGLFPSTREYARIFGINQARLVLAKKDHLLMHPGPMNRGVEISTEVADGDHSTITEQVTNGVAVRMAILYLLLGGAIDEAAD
- the pyrR gene encoding bifunctional pyr operon transcriptional regulator/uracil phosphoribosyltransferase PyrR, translated to MSINLVEKAQIMDAEAIRRGMVRIAHEIIERNKGTQDLILIGIRRRGVPIAQRLAAIIEEIEGSRVPVGVLDITLYRDDLTTRTEQPVVHRTEVPVPIAGKTVVLADDVLYTGRTIRAALDALMDLGRPAMIQVAVLTDRGHRELPIRADYVVKNVPTSKREVIECHLTEVDGGADRVMIMEKAEG
- the argH gene encoding argininosuccinate lyase, with the protein product MKLWGGRFRKNADERAASFTASLSFDRRLYPQDLQGSRAHARMLGRCGILSEADVAAILGGLDQVEVEIAGGTFPWRPELEDIHTNVERRLTELIGPAGGRLHTARSRNDQVALDMHLYMKEVLAGVIAWVRRVQGVIVDRAEQHLGVVMPGYTHLQRAQPILFSHHLMAYFWMLERDHARLAGCLNRTDQSPLGAGALAGTSFPIDRGMVADELGLAGIYENSIDAVSDRDFLLEFLADASILMVHLSRLGEEIVLWSTAEFGYVELDDAFATGSSIMPQKKNPDVAELVRGKAGRVFGNLVGLLSTVKGLPLAYHSDLQEDKEAVFEAVDTIEAVLEVTAGMLATLQVKEKVMADAAGGGFSTATEVADYLARRGMPFRQAHEVVGRLVLHCLERGRSLTDLDLADFRGFSEAFEADIVEAVKPETAAAAKTSAGGAAPERVAEQIAAAKRRLGAG